The proteins below come from a single Miscanthus floridulus cultivar M001 chromosome 1, ASM1932011v1, whole genome shotgun sequence genomic window:
- the LOC136461414 gene encoding uncharacterized protein: MREENESDADFTSRRRDHAEVRMKYDLKRKKWDISNHKCLMVAKSTISDATRGSILDCDTAMEYLQKVESQFTDSSKAYASTLIKKLFNEKHTSGGIREHILKMSNTALKLKPMDLGLKDVFLIHLVFASLPKEYETFIVNYNM; encoded by the coding sequence ATGAGGGAAGAAAATGagtctgatgctgatttcacttcTCGGcggcgagatcatgcagaagtgcgcATGAAGTATGATCTCAAGCGCAAGAAATGGGACATATCAAAccacaagtgcttgatggtggctaagtccacaatcTCAGATGCTACAAGGGGGTCTATCCTAGACTGTGATACCGCCATGGAGTACCTAcagaaggtggagagtcagttcactgactcttcaaaggcttatgctagtacattgatcaagaaattgttcaatgaaAAACATACTAGtggcggtatcagagagcacattttgaagatgagcaacacggctttgaagctgaagccaatggatttggggctcaaggatgtgTTCttaattcatttggtttttgcttccttgccaaaggaatatgAAACATTTATTGTTAACTACAACATGTAG